Proteins from a single region of Ziziphus jujuba cultivar Dongzao chromosome 1, ASM3175591v1:
- the LOC107404954 gene encoding wall-associated receptor kinase 5 encodes MFNFSNSSFRELNRTELLPIVFNWGIGNDSCDEAKKRANYACKGNNVKCVNASNAADIDECKDPNSCAENSHCQNLAGNWTCICPEGYHYGKETGCSNSNHSLFLLNSNSNHSRRLVLLLCIAMGVSTALTVISLTCWGMTKKKIIKLKKQFFEQNGGLMLQQHLSSRGQSLETTKIFSAEELKRATDNFHESRVLGQGGYGIVYKGVLPSNNIVVAIKKSKFGAETCNEQFINEVIVLMQINQRNVVKLFGCCLETEVPLLVYEYIENGTLLEHIHSKGQGRSSLSWEVRLRIATETASALAYLHSATSTPIIHRDVKTGNILLDQKYTAKVSDFGASRLIPLDQNQLKTVVQGTFGYLGPEYIHTSQLTEKSDVYSFGVVLEELLTGRRVMSFDRPENERNLTPFFVSSMKEDKLFHILDDDIIIDGNTEALKNVANLAKRCLRIKSEERPSMKEIAMELEGQRAMDMHQWGTGDVGSQETEYLLTEDPPSDLYSIYISEPMCSQEMSS; translated from the exons ATGTTCAACTTCTCCAATTCCAGTTTCCGAGAATTGAATCGCACAGAACTGCTTCCAATTGTTTTTAATTGGGGGATTGGGAATGATAGCTGTGATGAAGCAAAGAAGAGAGCCAACTACGCATGCAAAGGGAACAATGTCAAGTGTGTGAACGCTAGCAATGCAGCTG atATCGATGAGTGCAAAGATCCAAACAGCTGTGCAGAAAATAGTCACTGCCAGAATTTAGCTGGGAATTGGACTTGCATTTGTCCAGAAGGATATCACTATGGAAAAGAAACGGGTTGCAGCAATAGTAATCATTCTCTTTTTCTGCTGAATAGCAATAGTAATCATTCTCGGAGATTAGTTCTGTTGCTCTGTATTGCAATGG GTGTAAGCACAGCACTGACTGTTATTTCCCTAACATGTTGGGgaatgaccaaaaaaaagattatcaaaCTGAAAAAGCAGTTCTTCGAACAAAATGGTGGATTAATGTTGCAGCAACATTTGTCAAGTCGTGGACAATCTCTTGAGACCACAAAAATTTTCAGTGCTGAAGAATTAAAAAGAGCCACAGACAATTTCCATGAAAGCAGAGTTCTTGGTCAAGGAGGCTATGGAATAGTTTATAAAGGAGTACTACCATCTAATAACATCGTGGTTGCCATTAAGAAGTCCAAATTTGGTGCTGAAACATGTAATGAACAATTCATCAATGAGGTGATTGTGCTGATGCAAATAAACCAAAGAAATGTGGTGAAGCTCTTCGGTTGCTGTTTAGAGACAGAAGTTCCTCTGCTGGTTTATGAGTACATTGAAAATGGGACTCTTCTCGAACATATTCACAGCAAAGGGCAAGGAAGATCATCACTTTCCTGGGAAGTCAGATTGAGGATAGCAACCGAAACTGCAAGCGCATTAGCCTATCTCCATTCTGCAACTTCTACGCCTATTATACACAGAGATGTCAAAACTGGAAATATACTCCTTGACCAAAAGTACACAGCAAAAGTTTCAGACTTTGGAGCTTCACGGTTGATTCCTCTGGACCAAAATCAACTTAAAACTGTTGTACAAGGGACATTTGGGTACTTGGGTCCAGAATACATTCATACAAGCCAGCTAACAGAAAAGAGTGACGTCTATAGTTTTGGAGTTGTTCTGGAGGAGCTACTAACGGGCAGGAGGGTTATGTCATTCGATAGACCTGAGAATGAAAGAAACCTGACGCCGTTCTTTGTTTCATCAATGAAAGAGGATAAATTATTCCATATTCTTGACGATGACATAATCATTGATGGAAATACAGAGGCATTGAAGAACGTTGCCAACCTTGCCAAAAGATGTTTAAGGATAAAAAGTGAGGAAAGACCTAGTATGAAAGAAATAGCAATGGAGCTAGAAGGGCAGAGAGCTATGGATATGCATCAATGGGGGACAGGTGATGTGGGTTCACAAGAAACAGAATACTTGCTTACCGAGGATCCTCCTTCTGACCTCTATTCTATTTATATTAGTGAACCAATGTGTTCCCAGGAGATGAGTAGCTGA